In Sphaerisporangium krabiense, the DNA window CCTCGCCCGCGGCGCCACGCTCCCCCCGCGGCGCGTCGCCGTCACGCCCGCCACCGTAGCCGCGCTCGCGACCATGGAGCACGGACCGGTCCCGCACGAGGCCGGCAGGGCCGTCGTCCACGGCGACACGGACGTCGTCCTGAACATCCTGACCACGATGGGCCTGGTCGAGCGTTACGTCACCGACTGGGTCGGACCCGAGGCGCTGATCCGCAGCATCAACGTCCGCCTGGGCGTGCCCGCCTACGCCGGGGACACGCTCACCTTCAACGGCACCGTCGCGGCCCGCGAGGGCGGCGAGGTCACCGTCGAGGTGCGCGGCACGGTCGGCATCGGCGACCACGCCACCGGCACCGTCCGTTTCCAGCTCTCGCGCTGAAGTTCCTGAGCGACCGGCCTCAGGGCGTCACGATCGTGGGGACGGCGAAGAACACCAGCAGGCCGATGGCGATGCAGAGCAGGATGCCGAACAGTTCCCACAGCAGGTCGTAGTGGCGCTCGCGGACCTTGACCGGCTTGGCCTTCTTGTGGCGGCACCGCCGCCTCTTGCCCTCCGCGTCCGGCGTGACGACGGACTGATCGGCGGGCAGGACGGCCTCGGCCGTCACCGACGCGGACCCGGGCTCCTCCGCCATCGACTCGGCGGCCGGGGGCTCCGGGGCGTCCAGCGTCACGTCCGCCTGTGCCGCCGCGTCGCTCGCCACGGGCTCGGCCGCAGGGGCGTTGACCGGATCACCGACCGTGTCGTCCGCCAGGACGACCGCCTGGATCTCGGCCGTTTCGGACGTTCCCTGGCCCGCGGCCGCCGGCGCCGAGGCCGCCTCCACGGCCGGTGCCGCGATCGATTCCACGGCCGATTCCTCGGCCGGCGCCGTCGCCTCCACCGGCGCGGCGGGGGACTCCTCGGCCGGCTCGGCCGCGACCAGCCTGTCGGGCGCCTTGGCGGGCCGCCGTCTGCGCGGCAGCGGCTTGAACGTGCGCCGCAACGTGGGCCACTGCCCGGTGGCCAGCGCCTTGCCGAACGCCGAGTCCGGGGGCGAGGCGTGCTCGGACTTCAGGGGAATGTCGTCGTCCAGCGCCTCGACCGGGACCGGGGCGGCGAGCGGCATCGCGGACGCCGGAGCGGGGGCCGGGACCGGTGCGGCGAGCGCGCCCGGGGGAGCGGCGTCGCGCACCTTCGGCATCGGCTCGGTCGTGGCCTCGTGCCGGGACCGCACGCCCGGCTCCGGCGGCGACAGCTCCGCGGCGGGGAAGACGCCGGTGGCGGTGACGGGGTCGGGCTCGGCCAGCGGCAGCGGCCACCGGGGCGTGGTCGGCCACAGGTTCCTGGCGTCCCGCCGGGCGCCGGGCGCGGCGCCCGCCTCGTCCGGGACGCCGTTCAGCACCTGCGCGCGCAGCGCCGTGGGCGGCGAGCGCCAGGGCAGCCGGGCCAGGGCGTCCTCGGCGGGGGCGACGGTGAGCGCCTCGTACACCTCGGTCACCGGGGCCGGCATCGGCGTCCCCGACCGGGCCGCGGCGACGGCGGAGGCCAGCGACCGGGTGAAGCGGTGCCGGGCGCTGATGTCGAGCTGTTCGGCGGTGTCGGCCGCGACGTCCAGCACCCAGGCGAGCTCGGCCGTGTCGAGTCCGCAGACCGCGGACAGCAGCAGCACCTCGCGCTGGTGGGGCCGGACCTCGCGCACGACGCGTTCGATGAGCGCGGTCGCCGGGTCGGTGGCGGCGTCGACGGTGGGGAAGGCGTAGGTGACGTCGCGCCGGTAGATCTCGCGGCGGGCGAGCGCGTACAGCGCCGCGCGCGGGGTCTCGACGGCCGGGACGCCCGTGAGTACCGCCACCAGCGCCTCGGCGGCGGAGGCGGTGTCACCGAGCTGGTCGTGGATGTAGGCGAACAGCCCGGCGGCGTGACGGTCGTAGAGCTCGGCGATCAGCTCGGCCCTCGGGCGGCGATCGATGAGCGAAGGGGTCACGGCCGGTTCCTCTGGAATTCTCTGGCGGGCTTGGGGGTTTGGCCTGGCTGAGGAGGTTAGAGAGGAGCGGGGGACTCAGGAGGCCCTGTAACCAATCATGCCAAGCGTGTCACGACCGCCGCACCGATCGATGCAAGTTTGATAGATATCGCGAAATCGCCAGTTCGGAGCCGCCTCCGGGGGAGAGTGCGGTTCTTTCGGCCGTTCCGACAAATGGCCATGAGGGGTGTCCTGGGATAGATGGTGGAGATGATCGTAGGCTGTGCCCGGGGGAGATCAAGTGGACCCGCGGTCCGGCCGTCACCTACCGTGGGG includes these proteins:
- a CDS encoding acyl dehydratase, giving the protein MPVRVVRGPIEPIDSALTGAMGAVMRTLSDDDLARGATLPPRRVAVTPATVAALATMEHGPVPHEAGRAVVHGDTDVVLNILTTMGLVERYVTDWVGPEALIRSINVRLGVPAYAGDTLTFNGTVAAREGGEVTVEVRGTVGIGDHATGTVRFQLSR